From the Salvelinus fontinalis isolate EN_2023a chromosome 35, ASM2944872v1, whole genome shotgun sequence genome, one window contains:
- the LOC129834564 gene encoding FERM domain-containing protein 5-like isoform X2, with amino-acid sequence MLSRFMSGSIRNLEREYNCTVRLLDDSEYTCTIQHWLGFTKCIAKQIKSQPPFTMCLRVKFYPPDPAALKEEITRYLVFLQIKRDLYHGRLLCKTSDAAMLAAYILQAEVGDYDPGKHPEGYSSKFQFFPKHSEKLERRISDIHKTELIGQTPEESELNFLQKAQELETYGVDPHPCKDVSGNPAFLAFTPFGFAVLQGNRRVHFLKWDEVTKLKFEAKTFHIYANQKEDKKIILTYFAPTPEACKHLWKCGVENQAFYKLDKSSQVRTVSSSNLFFKGSRFRYSGRVAKEVMEQSAKIKREPPEIHRAGLVPSRSCPSITHGPRLTSVPRQRRRAVHISIMEGLESLRDSAHSTPVRSVSHGDSFMPRHRHHTTDAGEGGSSQRVISDEAYCPSDSVLPTPTAEHSLELAVARHPNGAPCSIEEEESEAGTPEGQVAEFGPDGRVLRLGRTRKSLPNNEVQELHKFILSVLRMFLVTMGLLFALLSLLIMLTESDLDIAFLRDIRKTPEFQQFHFEYFCPLRRWVACKFRWMGGFLIDK; translated from the exons CACTGGTTGGGTTTTACAAAATGTATTGCCAAACAAATTAAAT CCCAGCCTCCATTCACCATGTGTTTACGTGTCAAGTTTTATCCTCCCGACCCGGCTGCCCTGAAAGAGGAAATCACAAG ATATCTAGTCTTCCTACAGATCAAGAGAGATCTGTACCATGGTCGTCTCCTGTGTAAGACGTCGGATGCTGCCATGTTGGCTGCCTACATACTACAAG CTGAGGTTGGTGACTATGATCCTGGAAAGCATCCTGAGGGCTACAGCTCTAAGTTCCAGTTCTTCCCTAAACACTCAGAGAAGCTGGAGAGACGCATCTCTGACATCCACAAGACAGAACTAAT AGGACAGACTCCAGAAGAGTCAGAGCTGAACTTCCTGCAGAAGGCCCAGGAGCTGGAGACGTATGGTGTGGACCCTCACCCCTGCAAG GATGTGTCAGGGAACCCTGCCTTCCTGGCCTTCACTCCGTTTGGCTTCGCTGTCCTGCAGGGGAACAGGAGAGTCCATTTCCTCAAGTG GGACGAGGTGACAAAGCTGAAGTTTGAGGCAAAGACATTCCATATATATGCAAATCAGAAAGAG GACAAGAAGATCATCTTGACATATTTTGCACCTACACCTgaggcctgtaaacacctgtGGAAGTGTGGAGTTGAGAATCAGGCTTTCTACAA GTTGGACAAGTCCAGCCAGGTCAGAACGGTGTCCAGCAGTAATCTGTTCTTCAAAGGAAGTAGATTCAGATACAG TGGCAGGGTTGCTAAGGAAGTGATGGAGCAAAGTGCCAAAATAAAACGGGAACCTCCAGAGATTCACAG GGCTGGTCTGGTACCCAGTAGGAGCTGTCCTTCCATCACCCACGGCCCACGGCTGACCAGTGTCCCCCGACAAAGACGGAGAGCTGTACACATCTCCATCATGGAGG gcCTGGAGTCCCTACGAGACTCCGCCCACTCCACACCTGTGCGTTCTGTTTCCCACGGCGACTCCTTCATGCCGCGACACCGTCACCACACAACAGATGCCGGCGAGGGCGGGTCATCCCAGCGGGTCATCTCTGACGAGGCCTATTGCCCCTCGGACAGTGTGCTGCCCACCCCCACGGCCGAACACAGCCTGGAGCTAGCCGTGGCGCGCCACCCTAATGGAGCCCCCTGCAGCATCGAAGAGGAGGAGTCGGAGGCCGGGACTCCTGAGGGACAGGTGGCTGAGTTCGGCCCCGACGGCAGAGTGCTTCGGCTGGGTCGGACCAGGAAGTCTCTCCCTAACAACGAGGTGCAGGAGCTACATAAGTTCATCCTGAGTGTGTTGCGTATGTTCCTGGTAACCATGGGACTGCTGTTTGCCCTGCTCTCCCTCCTCATCATGCTGACTGAGTCTGACCTGGACATCGCCTTCCTCCGGGACATACGCAAGACGCCTGAGTTCCAGCAGTTCCACTTTGAGTATTTCTGCCCTCTCAGACGGTGGGTTGCCTGCAAGTTCCGCTGGATGGGAGGCTTCCTTATAG